A window of Desulfobacterales bacterium genomic DNA:
CCATGGCTGCCGTGGAGCGTGATACGGCCGTAACCTGTGCGGAAATATTGCGAAAAAACGGACTCCCCTGCCCCACCGTGAGTGTCGGGTCAACACCCACCGCCAATTTCGCCGAAGACCTCCGTGGTGTTAGCGAGGTGCGTGCAGGCGTTTTTTTATTTTATGACCTGGTAATGGCCGGGTTGGGCGTCTGTGACGTCGGTGACATTGCCGTTTCGGTCCTGGCTTCGGTCATCGGCCATCAGAAAAGCAAAGGGTGGGTCATCATTGATGCGGGCTGGATGGCGCTGTCGCGCGACCGGGGTACCGCTTCTCAAAAAACGGATCAGGGCTATGGCCTGGTGTGCGGCCTGGATGGAGCGCCCATTGGGGATCTGATCGTATCCGCCGCCAATCAGGAGCATGGCATTATCACCGCACGCGCTGGCAAGCCTTTGGATTGCGGGCGGCTGCCCATCGGCGCCATGGTCCGTATCCTGCCGAACCATGCCTGTGCCACGGGTGCGATGTATGACCGCTACTACGTTGTCGATGCGAAAACGGAAATTGACGTTGTGTGGGATCGCATCAACGGCTGGTAAAAAACCGGGGGTATAACCAATATAAGGGGTTTTTTCGGCCGGCTGAAACTCCCCGCCTTCAGCCGCGCACCATTCGAGTCATTTTTGAATGACACCCATTTCCACCAGATCCTTTGTCAGCTCCCGGGGATCAAACATCTTGCCCTTTCGCCATTCTCCGTTAAATTCAAATGTCGGTACGACCCAGTCGAATCCGCCGTTGACCTCAACAACCTTGGCAACCACATCGTCCGGCTGCGTTTCAATATCGATATAGTTAAAAGGAATTTTATTTTCTTTTAAAAAATCGACTGTTTTCTGACAATGCCGACACCAGCTTGCTGCGTATACATTCAACATCGCGACTCCTTGTGATATCGCTGTTCCGAAGGGTTATGTGTGTTCCAGCGCTTCCTCTATTTCATCCAGGAACCGGCTTTTGCGGTTGAATTGGCCTTTACGAAAACCGGCGCAGCTTAAAAACAAATGCTGCGCGCTCCGTGTTACGGCCACATACATCAGCCGGCGCTCCTCTTCCAGTCCGGTTTCGGACTCCAGTGATTTCCAGTGGGGGAAAAGATTTTCTTCGCAGCCCACAACGAATACCGCCTGAAATTCCAACCCCTTGGCCGCATGTACGGTTGCCAGGTTAACGCCGTAACCCGTATCCGCTTCATCCTCCGACTTGTCTTCTTTAATCAGGGCCGCTTCTTCCAGGTAGTCGATAAGACTGTCTTTCTGGGACGCGGAATAGATCAGCTGGTCGATATTTTCCTCCCGGGAGGTATAGTCCATGGCGTTGGCCCGTGAATACGCTTTCAGATACGCAAGATAGTCCACCCGTTTGAGTATCTCCGATACCGCCAGGTCCGGCCGCATCTCCCGGACATCATCCAGCAGCCCCAAAACCGGCGAAAGCGCCGCAGTGATCTTGGCGGGCAGCAGTTCATCCGCCAATGCCCGCCGGGCCGCTCCCTGCAGGCTCAACCCGTCAGTCTTGAGCCGGGCGATCTTCTGAATCGTGCCGGGGCCGATCCCGCGCCGGGGTATATTCAAGATGCGCTCAAAGGCCGCGTCGTCTTTTTCAAAGGCCGCTGCCGTGATATAGCAATTGATATCCAGAACTTCCTTGCGCTCGAAAAACCCCTTGCCCCCCAGCATCCGGTAGGGGATCCCCTGGGCCCGGAAAATCTGCTCAAATGAAAGCGAACAAAACTTGGTCCGGTACAGGACCGCCATTTTGTCATATGCAATGCCCCAATCCCTTAAGGACCGGATGCTCTGTGACGTCCAGACGGCCTCTTCTTTTTCATTGTCAAACTCGTACAGTTCGACCCGTCCTCCCTGCTTTTCAGAAAAGCATTTTTTTTCCATGCGGCTGTCGTTGTACCCGATCAGTTCATTGGCAACCTGTACGATTTCATCGGCACTGCGATAGTTCTGTTCCAGCCGAAAGACTCTGGCATCTTTATACTTGCTGCGGAAAGACAAGAAATGGTCGACATTGCTTCCCCGAAAAGAATAAATGGCCTGCCAGTCGTCTCCGACGCAAAACAGGTTGCCGTTGCGAAGGAACAGCCCCGTCAAATCTTCCTGCAAATTGTTGGTATCCTGATACTCGTCCACCAGGATGTATTCAAACAGTTTCTGGTAGCGGTCTCGAATCCGCTTATGGTCCCGCAGCAGATCGCGGGTCAGCAGCAGAATATCGTCAAAGTCCACCGCATTGCTGTTTTTCAGCTCCTGACTGTAGAGCTTAAACGCTTCAGCAACCCGGATGTGGGCCACGAAAGGTCTTTTATCCAAATAGGCTTCGGGGCGTCCGGAATTTTTGGCGCGGGAAATCCGGCTTAAAACAGCGGGAACAAACTTTTTGTCGATATTCAGCTTTTCAGTCAGGACATCCTTAAGGACCTTCTGCTGCTGGTACGCTGCAAATATCTGTATCGGCTGCCGGTACCCCAGTTCCGTACAATGCTGCTTTAGAATTTTAAAGCAGGCCGAATGATAGGTGCGAACCCACGGAAAGCTTTCCATCGGCATGCCGGTCAGCTTCACCAGCCGTTCTTTCATTTCGTCGGCAGCCTTGTTGGTAAAGGTGATGGCCAGTATGCGCGCCGGATCATAGCCCTTGGATACGAGATAAGACACCTTGGCGGTCAGGGTCCGCGTTTTGCCCGAGCCGGCCCCGGCCACCACCAGCGCCGGCGATCCGGTATGTTCCACAGCTTCTTTTTGCTGAAGCGATAAATCCATGCAGTTGTATTCTCCTCACATGATCACCATCTTTTATGGAGGTGATCCCAATTTTGTAGTGCTTATAAGGAAAACGAGCGCGCTTGTCAAAAGAAAAGGGTCGGTGGGGGCGGGATGAAAATGGCGGCAAACGGACTGGTGCGGCCTTGTGGGTCGATTCACTTAATGGGTCGGTTTTAAGAATAATTGGGGACGCTCCTTGATATATTGATAACGCATATTACAATAATTTCAATTTGTTTTCCCTTGCAATTTTTTCACCGCGGTTTGCAGATTGGCTTGCTGTCGGTTGAGATATCTTTAAGCGCTTTGACAACTCCACCATGCTCATGCCAAGTTCCCTTGATGCCCAAAAACATAATAAGCTTCTTGCCTTAACCCTGTGAGGTTGCCTGCCGGAAGACAACACGTCTGCTTGATCAGTCTCTAATACTGCCGCAACGCGATCGACAACGGCGTCAAAATCGTATCCTTTGGCTTTTAATAAATATTTTTGGTCATACTCATCCCGACAGGATTGTAATACAGAATCAACAAACTCGCTATCTCCCAAGATCCGCTCGTCCCCTTTCATATACGCTTTTATCTTTCTTAAATCTTTGAGAGCTAGCCATCCTCCTATGCTCCGGACAAGACATCCGCCAATAAGGTCCGGCCTTTTCCCGATCGATATTCCTTTCTGAAGATATTCCCGGTAACGCCGGCGGGCAGATGACAACCTGTCGTGAAATAATTTAAGAACATAATCTGCGCTCTGCCAATCGTTCTTTTTATTTCCCATTATGACAGCATGGCCACTATAAGAATACGTGTCCAGGAGCTCAAGATCGGAGGCAATCATGGCGCGGAGGGGATTTAAATGGATATATCTCACCAGTTCTAAGAGATAGGCGTCTTCCTGACAAAGAATTGATTTGTATCGGTTCTGAAATAGATGACCTGCGCGACGATGCTTATGATTGAAATAGATTGCGTAACCGGTCAGTAGCCTTCTCATGAGGGTTGATATCGGTACATTGCCGGTTTTTAAAA
This region includes:
- a CDS encoding alanine racemase, with the translated sequence MDLTGLETPCLVLDRGKTAKNIRSLHRRLAHLNVNLRPHGKTAKNIEVLRMALAGQSGGITVSTLKEAEYYFENGIRDILYAVGIAPVKLDHVAGLIQRGAGITIILDSIAQAKTAAQKARQHGVKIPVLLEIDCDGHRSGLTPADPLLVDIGRLLKNADSLTLQGVLTHAGGSYGCESVDSIRAMAAVERDTAVTCAEILRKNGLPCPTVSVGSTPTANFAEDLRGVSEVRAGVFLFYDLVMAGLGVCDVGDIAVSVLASVIGHQKSKGWVIIDAGWMALSRDRGTASQKTDQGYGLVCGLDGAPIGDLIVSAANQEHGIITARAGKPLDCGRLPIGAMVRILPNHACATGAMYDRYYVVDAKTEIDVVWDRINGW
- a CDS encoding glutaredoxin family protein, which codes for MLNVYAASWCRHCQKTVDFLKENKIPFNYIDIETQPDDVVAKVVEVNGGFDWVVPTFEFNGEWRKGKMFDPRELTKDLVEMGVIQK
- a CDS encoding transposase → MPRRSRIDAPGAIHHIVVRGIDRKPIFQDDADRDQFLERFGNILTDGAAWCFAWALMPNHFHLLLKTGNVPISTLMRRLLTGYAIYFNHKHRRAGHLFQNRYKSILCQEDAYLLELVRYIHLNPLRAMIASDLELLDTYSYSGHAVIMGNKKNDWQSADYVLKLFHDRLSSARRRYREYLQKGISIGKRPDLIGGCLVRSIGGWLALKDLRKIKAYMKGDERILGDSEFVDSVLQSCRDEYDQKYLLKAKGYDFDAVVDRVAAVLETDQADVLSSGRQPHRVKARSLLCFWASRELGMSMVELSKRLKISQPTASQSANRGEKIARENKLKLL
- a CDS encoding UvrD-helicase domain-containing protein, which codes for MDLSLQQKEAVEHTGSPALVVAGAGSGKTRTLTAKVSYLVSKGYDPARILAITFTNKAADEMKERLVKLTGMPMESFPWVRTYHSACFKILKQHCTELGYRQPIQIFAAYQQQKVLKDVLTEKLNIDKKFVPAVLSRISRAKNSGRPEAYLDKRPFVAHIRVAEAFKLYSQELKNSNAVDFDDILLLTRDLLRDHKRIRDRYQKLFEYILVDEYQDTNNLQEDLTGLFLRNGNLFCVGDDWQAIYSFRGSNVDHFLSFRSKYKDARVFRLEQNYRSADEIVQVANELIGYNDSRMEKKCFSEKQGGRVELYEFDNEKEEAVWTSQSIRSLRDWGIAYDKMAVLYRTKFCSLSFEQIFRAQGIPYRMLGGKGFFERKEVLDINCYITAAAFEKDDAAFERILNIPRRGIGPGTIQKIARLKTDGLSLQGAARRALADELLPAKITAALSPVLGLLDDVREMRPDLAVSEILKRVDYLAYLKAYSRANAMDYTSREENIDQLIYSASQKDSLIDYLEEAALIKEDKSEDEADTGYGVNLATVHAAKGLEFQAVFVVGCEENLFPHWKSLESETGLEEERRLMYVAVTRSAQHLFLSCAGFRKGQFNRKSRFLDEIEEALEHT